A genome region from Brassica oleracea var. oleracea cultivar TO1000 chromosome C2, BOL, whole genome shotgun sequence includes the following:
- the LOC106324495 gene encoding uncharacterized protein LOC106324495, protein MALIMNLLPLLFLGALFHSSQSVVPLISFKVSFNTTYDCIDIFMQSGLDHPLLKNHTIQMKPSVSRTKLKSQIGIKKIQKQKIPCPDGTIPVLRNTKEFITNAQVLADKHFHPLTADSPGTHISGVRSHNGPYRGVEASFEVVSVDIAKDQASYSQIYIGSGSNNEVNFISAGWMVNPSLFGDGRTWTYGFWKGKDGKGCYNMACSGFVQVSQKVPIFKPIGFRAGETVWLHYSIHQDKNTGNWWLTEALGLGEPGIDLGYWPKELFNLLDNGANMVGAGGVVQASRSGSSPEMGNGQFPNVNHPENSALLTNIEVLDSSYEQHKMNYVPTEVRPHETAPPSRWGTRSGFFTSLHHTAVTSTNAVGDELFFQWLRFTAALGRSHTSLHFSSLHLSSVSSSSRTPLHKAAATLCLRFSSACSGFSMGQKAAGTSRGRWDT, encoded by the exons ATGGCTCTTATTATGAATCTCTTACCTCTTTTATTCTTAGGAGCCTTATTTCATTCCAGTCAAAGTGTCGTGCCTCTCATATCCTTCAAGGTCAGCTTTAACA CTACATACGATTGTATAGATATTTTTATGCAATCAGGACTTGATCATCCCTTGCTCAAAAACCATACAATCCAG ATGAAACCATCAGTTTCAAGGACTAAATTAAAAAGTCAAATTGGCATAAAAAAAATACAAAAACAGAAAATACCATGTCCAGATGGAACCATTCCTGTATTGAGAAATACTAAAGAATTCATCACCAACGCTCAAGTTTTGGCTGATAAGCATTTCCATCCGCTAACAGCTGATAGTCCTGGAACACAC ATTTCTGGAGTAAGGTCACACAATGGTCCATATCGTGGCGTAGAAGCTTCGTTTGAAGTAGTATCGGTAGACATCGCAAAAGATCAAGCCTCGTATAGTCAAATATATATAGGCAGTGGATCGAATAATGAGGTTAATTTTATCTCAGCGGGTTGGATG GTAAATCCAAGTTTGTTTGGTGACGGACGTACTTGGACATATGGATTTTGGAAG GGTAAAGATGGAAAAGGATGTTACAATATGGCATGTTCAGGGTTTGTTCAAGTATCACAGAAGGTTCCCATATTTAAACCCATTGGTTTTCGGGCAGGCGAGACTGTCTGGTTGCATTACTCCATCCATCAG GACAAAAATACTGGAAACTGGTGGCTTACAGAAGCACTGGGATTAGGTGAACCTGGCATCGATCTTGGATATTGGCCAAAAGAGCTATTTAACCTTTTAGACAATGGTGCAAATATGGTTGGAGCTGGTGGTGTGGTTCAGGCTTCACGTTCTGGTTCAAGCCCTGAGATGGGTAATGGTCAATTTCCGAATGTTAATCACCCCGAGAATTCAGCACTTTTGACAAATATCGAAGTTTTGGATTCCAGTTATGAGCAACATAAAATGAATTATGTTCCTACAGAAGTG CGGCCACACGAAACCGCTCCACCTAGCCGCTGGGGCACTCGCAGCGGCTTCTTCACTTCCTTGCATCACACCGCTGTGACAAGTACAAATGCGGTAGGGGATGAGCTATTTTTCCAGTGGCTTCGGTTCACCGCTGCGTTAGGCCGCTCCCATACTTCTCTCCATTTCTCGAGTCTTCATCTCTCGAGCGTCTCCAGCAGCTCCAGGACACCGCTGCACAAGGCCGCTGCCACACTTTGTCTCCGTTTCTCCAGCGCTTGCAGCGGCTTCTCGATGGGCCAAAAGGCCGCTGGGACGTCACGAGGCCGCTGGGACACTTAA
- the LOC106326861 gene encoding uncharacterized protein LOC106326861, with amino-acid sequence MNFVLTLSLSDNPPGKTYLMEEEAQEDCHTVDHFAVDDLSVDFSNDDDEENDVIADSDGANAATAVPDNSNSSSFSTAGLPIFHGDVHDGTSFSSDFCVPEQTLTRRHMQLGLKWASHGSSLRQPVHRRNRSLQPPPFSADLADVHRSSREKANNRRTPAEEGYISGIRQRRGTAVSPLRHRQDAAVADWPNGPEDICAMLVASGISRDVWCRSTGRWRVPDIRAGETFECSVESDGAPAEEGDD; translated from the exons ATGAACTTTGTGTTGACTCTATCCTTAAGCGACAACCCACCGGGAAAAACCTATCTCATGGAAGAAGAAGCTCAAGAAGACTGCCACACGGTTGATCATTTCGCAGTAGATGACCTCTCGGTAGATTTCTCTAATGATGATGACGAGGAAAACGATGTCATTGCTGATTCCGATGGTGCTAACGCAGCCACCGCCGTTCCTGATAACTCCAATTCCTCGTCCTTCTCCACCGCTGGTCTCCCCATATTTCATGGTGACGTTCACGACGGCACCAGCTTTTCCAGCGACTTTTGCGTACCG GAGCAAACGCTCACGCGCCGACACATGCAATTGGGCCTCAAGTGGGCTTCTCATGGAAGCAGTTTACGACAACCCGTTCACCGGAGAAACCGTTCTCTCCAACCACCACCTTTCTCCGCCGATCTCGCCGACGTCCATCGCTCATCTCGCGAGAAAGCAAACAATCGACGGACTCCGGCGGAAGAAGGGTACATCTCCGGTATCCGGCAGCGGAGAGGAACGGCGGTGTCTCCACTGCGCCATAGACAAGACGCCGCAGTGGCGGACTGGCCCAATGGGCCCGAAGACATTTGTGCAATGCTTGTGGCGTCAGGTATAAGTCGGGACGTTTGGTGCCGGAGTACCGGCCGGTGGCGAGTCCCCGACATTCGTGCTGGCGAAACATTCGAATGCTCAGTAGAAAGTGATGGAGCTCCGGCGGAAGAAGGAGATGACTAA
- the LOC106325363 gene encoding uncharacterized protein LOC106325363 isoform X1, protein MSRGIRMALVMNLLSLLFSGVLVHSGQSTVPLKSFKIGENVTYDCIDIYMQSGLDHPLLKYHTIEMKPSVSRTELKSQIGINKVQKQKIPCPDGTIPVWRNTKEFTTNTQVLAKNHVHFLSPDSPGTHLAGVRSQNGPYRGVEAWFKMFKLDIAKDQASYGQIYIGSGSNTEVNFISAGWMINPSFFGDGRTWTYGFWKGKDGKGCYNTACSGFVQVSQTVPIVQPIDFPAGKSLWLHYSIHQDKNTGNWWLTELGSGEPNVDIGYWPKEIFNLLDNGANMVGAGGVVQASSSGSSPEMGNGQFPNVDHPRDSGIFTNVEVMDSNYVQHKMNYFPTEVVLDSPKCYGLTIGKIFKFRPHPLGYYFNYGGPGGNSCGV, encoded by the exons ATGTCAAGAGGAATTAGGATGGCTCTAGTTATGAATCTCTTATCTCTTCTATTTTCAGGAGTCTTAGTTCATTCCGGTCAAAGTACCGTACCTCTCAAATCCTTCAAG ATAGGTGAAAATGTAACATATGATTGTATAGATATTTATATGCAATCAGGACTTGATCATCCCTTACTCAAATACCATACGATTGAG ATGAAACCATCAGTTTCAAGGACTGAACTGAAAAGTCAAATTGGCATAAACAAAGTACAAAAACAGAAAATACCATGTCCAGATGGGACAATTCCTGTATGGAGAAATACAAAAGAATTCACCACCAACACTCAGGTTTTGGCCAAGAACCATGTTCATTTTCTATCACCTGATAGTCCTGGAACACAT CTTGCTGGAGTAAGGTCACAGAATGGTCCATATCGTGGGGTAGAAGCTTGGTTTAAAATGTTTAAACTAGACATCGCAAAAGATCAAGCCTCCTATGGTCAAATATATATTGGCAGTGGATCCAATACCGAGGTCAATTTTATTTCAGCGGGTTGGATG ATAAATCCAAGCTTTTTTGGTGACGGACGTACTTGGACATATGGATTTTGGAAG GGTAAAGATGGAAAAGGATGTTACAATACAGCATGTTCAGGGTTTGTTCAAGTATCGCAGACGGTTCCCATAGTTCAACCCATTGATTTTCCGGCTGGCAAGTCTCTCTGGTTGCATTACTCCATCCATCAG GACAAAAATACAGGAAACTGGTGGCTTACAGAACTGGGGTCAGGTGAACCCAACGTCGATATTGGATATTGGCCAAAAGAGATATTTAACCTTTTAGACAATGGTGCAAATATGGTTGGAGCTGGTGGTGTGGTTCAGGCTTCAAGTTCTGGTTCAAGCCCTGAGATGGGTAATGGTCAATTTCCGAATGTTGATCACCCCAGGGATTCAGGAATTTTCACAAATGTCGAAGTTATGGATTCCAATTATGTGCAGCATAAAATGAATTATTTTCCAACAGAAGTGGTTCTAGATAGTCCCAAATGCTATGGGCTAACAATTGGTAAGATATTTAAATTCCGACCCCATCCACTTGGTTACTATTTTAATTATGGTGGTCCAGGAGGAAACTCTTGTGGAGTTTGA
- the LOC106325363 gene encoding uncharacterized protein LOC106325363 isoform X2, producing the protein MALVMNLLSLLFSGVLVHSGQSTVPLKSFKIGENVTYDCIDIYMQSGLDHPLLKYHTIEMKPSVSRTELKSQIGINKVQKQKIPCPDGTIPVWRNTKEFTTNTQVLAKNHVHFLSPDSPGTHLAGVRSQNGPYRGVEAWFKMFKLDIAKDQASYGQIYIGSGSNTEINPSFFGDGRTWTYGFWKGKDGKGCYNTACSGFVQVSQTVPIVQPIDFPAGKSLWLHYSIHQDKNTGNWWLTELGSGEPNVDIGYWPKEIFNLLDNGANMVGAGGVVQASSSGSSPEMGNGQFPNVDHPRDSGIFTNVEVMDSNYVQHKMNYFPTEVVLDSPKCYGLTIGKIFKFRPHPLGYYFNYGGPGGNSCGV; encoded by the exons ATGGCTCTAGTTATGAATCTCTTATCTCTTCTATTTTCAGGAGTCTTAGTTCATTCCGGTCAAAGTACCGTACCTCTCAAATCCTTCAAG ATAGGTGAAAATGTAACATATGATTGTATAGATATTTATATGCAATCAGGACTTGATCATCCCTTACTCAAATACCATACGATTGAG ATGAAACCATCAGTTTCAAGGACTGAACTGAAAAGTCAAATTGGCATAAACAAAGTACAAAAACAGAAAATACCATGTCCAGATGGGACAATTCCTGTATGGAGAAATACAAAAGAATTCACCACCAACACTCAGGTTTTGGCCAAGAACCATGTTCATTTTCTATCACCTGATAGTCCTGGAACACAT CTTGCTGGAGTAAGGTCACAGAATGGTCCATATCGTGGGGTAGAAGCTTGGTTTAAAATGTTTAAACTAGACATCGCAAAAGATCAAGCCTCCTATGGTCAAATATATATTGGCAGTGGATCCAATACCGAG ATAAATCCAAGCTTTTTTGGTGACGGACGTACTTGGACATATGGATTTTGGAAG GGTAAAGATGGAAAAGGATGTTACAATACAGCATGTTCAGGGTTTGTTCAAGTATCGCAGACGGTTCCCATAGTTCAACCCATTGATTTTCCGGCTGGCAAGTCTCTCTGGTTGCATTACTCCATCCATCAG GACAAAAATACAGGAAACTGGTGGCTTACAGAACTGGGGTCAGGTGAACCCAACGTCGATATTGGATATTGGCCAAAAGAGATATTTAACCTTTTAGACAATGGTGCAAATATGGTTGGAGCTGGTGGTGTGGTTCAGGCTTCAAGTTCTGGTTCAAGCCCTGAGATGGGTAATGGTCAATTTCCGAATGTTGATCACCCCAGGGATTCAGGAATTTTCACAAATGTCGAAGTTATGGATTCCAATTATGTGCAGCATAAAATGAATTATTTTCCAACAGAAGTGGTTCTAGATAGTCCCAAATGCTATGGGCTAACAATTGGTAAGATATTTAAATTCCGACCCCATCCACTTGGTTACTATTTTAATTATGGTGGTCCAGGAGGAAACTCTTGTGGAGTTTGA